Proteins found in one Serratia plymuthica genomic segment:
- the pykF gene encoding pyruvate kinase PykF, whose translation MKKTKIVCTIGPKTESEEMLTNLLNAGMNVMRLNFSHGDYEEHGNRIKNMRAVIAKTGKNAGILLDTKGPEIRTMKLEGGKDAALVAGQTFTFTTDQSVIGNNERVAVTYSGFAADLKIGNTVLVDDGLIGMEVTNVTENEVICNVLNSGDLGENKGVNLPGVSIQLPALAEKDKRDLIFGCEQGVDFVAASFIRKRSDVLEIREHLKAHGGEQIQIISKIENQEGLNNFDEILEASDGIMVARGDLGVEIPVEEVIFAQKMMIEKCNRARKVVITATQMLDSMIKNPRPTRAEAGDVANAILDGTDAVMLSGESAKGKYPLEAVTIMATICERTDRVMPSRIDSLNDNRKLRITEAVCRGAVETAEKLDAPLIVVATSGGKSAKSVRKYFPNAVILALTTNEVTARQLILTKGVTPQMVKEIASTDDFYRIGKEAALASGLAQKGDVVVMVSGALVPSGTTNTASVHVL comes from the coding sequence ATGAAAAAGACCAAAATTGTTTGTACCATCGGTCCAAAAACCGAATCGGAAGAAATGCTGACCAACCTGCTCAATGCAGGCATGAACGTAATGCGTCTTAACTTCTCCCACGGCGATTACGAAGAACACGGCAACCGCATCAAGAACATGCGCGCAGTCATCGCGAAAACCGGTAAAAACGCCGGCATCCTGCTGGACACCAAAGGCCCGGAAATCCGCACCATGAAGCTGGAAGGCGGTAAGGACGCGGCGCTGGTTGCCGGCCAGACCTTCACTTTCACTACCGACCAGAGCGTTATCGGCAATAACGAACGCGTTGCGGTGACCTACTCCGGCTTCGCCGCCGATCTGAAAATCGGCAATACCGTGCTGGTTGACGATGGCCTGATCGGCATGGAAGTCACTAACGTGACCGAGAACGAAGTGATCTGTAACGTGCTCAACAGCGGTGATCTGGGTGAAAACAAAGGCGTTAACCTGCCGGGCGTTTCCATTCAACTGCCCGCGCTGGCTGAAAAAGACAAACGCGACCTGATTTTCGGCTGCGAACAAGGTGTCGACTTCGTTGCCGCTTCCTTTATCCGCAAGCGTTCCGACGTGCTGGAAATCCGCGAACATTTGAAAGCCCACGGCGGCGAGCAGATTCAGATCATCTCCAAAATCGAAAACCAGGAAGGCCTGAACAATTTCGACGAGATCCTCGAAGCTTCTGACGGCATCATGGTAGCTCGTGGCGATCTGGGCGTAGAAATCCCGGTAGAAGAAGTGATCTTCGCTCAGAAGATGATGATCGAGAAATGTAATCGTGCACGTAAAGTGGTGATCACCGCCACCCAAATGCTGGATTCGATGATCAAAAATCCACGCCCTACCCGTGCCGAAGCCGGCGACGTGGCGAACGCCATTCTGGACGGTACCGACGCCGTGATGCTGTCGGGCGAGAGCGCCAAGGGTAAATACCCGCTGGAAGCCGTGACCATTATGGCCACCATCTGCGAGCGCACCGATCGCGTGATGCCAAGCCGTATTGACAGCCTGAACGACAACCGCAAACTGCGCATCACCGAAGCCGTCTGCCGTGGCGCCGTTGAAACCGCAGAAAAACTGGACGCGCCATTGATTGTGGTTGCCACCAGCGGCGGTAAATCAGCCAAATCCGTGCGTAAATACTTCCCTAACGCCGTGATTCTGGCCCTGACCACCAACGAAGTTACCGCCCGCCAATTGATCCTGACCAAAGGCGTTACCCCGCAAATGGTCAAAGAAATCGCCTCTACCGACGACTTCTATCGCATTGGCAAAGAAGCTGCGCTGGCCAGCGGCCTGGCGCAAAAAGGCGACGTCGTCGTGATGGTTTCTGGCGCTCTGGTACCGAGCGGCACCACCAATACCGCCTCGGTACACGTGCTGTAA
- a CDS encoding cupin, translated as MLTFTAETPFEKLDNGLLRRQGTMSDGAHAAEIKFEAGTFGQLQKRLHPLQTRVVSGEFEFTVGSDTQIVVAGETIVIPANTASGCFCLTAGTLLEIVTAE; from the coding sequence ATGCTGACATTTACCGCTGAGACTCCGTTTGAAAAACTAGACAACGGCCTCCTCCGCCGCCAGGGCACAATGAGCGATGGCGCCCATGCTGCAGAAATCAAATTCGAAGCCGGCACCTTCGGGCAACTGCAAAAGCGGCTGCACCCATTACAAACGCGGGTCGTTTCCGGTGAATTTGAATTCACCGTTGGCAGCGATACTCAGATCGTGGTGGCCGGTGAAACGATAGTCATTCCCGCCAACACCGCCAGCGGGTGCTTCTGTCTGACCGCCGGCACGCTGCTGGAAATCGTCACGGCAGAGTGA
- a CDS encoding MATE family efflux transporter, producing the protein MQKYFIEARSLLALAIPVIIAQISQTAMGVVDTIMAGAYSATDMAAVAVGTSIWLPAILFGHGLLLALTPVIAQLNGAGRRDRIAHQVRQGFWLASAVSVLIIVVLYNSKFVIDMMHNIDPQLADKAVGYLHAIMWGAPGYLFFQVLRGQCEGLSKTKPGMVIGFLGLLVNIPINYIFIYGKFGMPELGGVGCGVATGSVYWFMFLAMRWYVKRAPSQRDILPHEGSNRSPDWPAMRRLVGIGLPVALALFFEVTLFAIVALLVSPLGIISVAGHQIALNFSALMFVLPMSLGVGATIRVGHRLGEGAVEGARIAAYTAIGVGILMACCTALFTATFREQIALLYNDSPAVVAMASHLMLLAAIYQISDSIQVIGSGILRGYKDTRSIFFITFIAYWVLGLPSGYMLALTDTLVPAMGPSGFWIGFIIGLTFAAIMMAARMRWLQKQPAVLILQRSTR; encoded by the coding sequence GTGCAGAAGTACTTCATTGAAGCGCGTAGTTTATTGGCTCTCGCAATTCCGGTAATCATCGCGCAAATATCGCAAACCGCAATGGGCGTGGTCGATACCATTATGGCCGGGGCTTATAGCGCCACGGATATGGCCGCCGTCGCCGTCGGTACCTCTATCTGGCTACCGGCCATTCTGTTCGGCCACGGCCTGCTGCTGGCGCTGACACCGGTGATCGCGCAGCTTAACGGCGCCGGCCGCCGCGACCGCATCGCTCACCAGGTACGCCAGGGTTTTTGGCTGGCTTCCGCGGTCTCTGTCCTGATTATTGTCGTGCTGTATAACAGCAAGTTCGTGATCGACATGATGCACAATATCGATCCGCAACTGGCAGATAAAGCCGTTGGCTACCTGCACGCCATCATGTGGGGCGCGCCGGGCTATCTGTTCTTCCAGGTGCTGCGCGGCCAATGTGAAGGCTTGTCGAAAACCAAACCCGGCATGGTGATTGGCTTTCTCGGCCTGCTGGTCAATATCCCGATTAACTATATTTTCATCTACGGCAAGTTCGGTATGCCTGAGCTGGGCGGCGTCGGCTGCGGCGTGGCGACCGGCAGCGTCTACTGGTTCATGTTCCTGGCGATGCGCTGGTATGTAAAACGCGCACCGTCGCAACGCGACATCCTGCCGCACGAAGGCAGCAACCGCAGCCCGGATTGGCCGGCGATGAGACGTCTCGTCGGCATCGGTCTGCCGGTGGCGTTGGCGCTGTTTTTTGAAGTGACGCTGTTCGCCATCGTCGCCCTGCTGGTCTCGCCGCTGGGCATCATTTCCGTGGCCGGGCATCAGATTGCGCTGAACTTCAGCGCATTGATGTTCGTGCTGCCGATGTCGCTTGGCGTCGGCGCCACCATTCGCGTCGGCCATCGGCTCGGCGAAGGCGCGGTCGAAGGCGCGCGGATTGCAGCCTATACGGCTATCGGCGTCGGTATCCTGATGGCCTGTTGCACCGCCCTGTTTACCGCCACCTTCCGCGAACAAATCGCCCTGCTGTACAACGACAGCCCGGCGGTAGTGGCCATGGCATCGCACCTGATGTTGCTTGCTGCCATTTATCAGATTTCCGATTCGATTCAGGTGATCGGCAGCGGTATCCTGCGCGGTTATAAAGATACCCGCTCGATCTTCTTCATCACCTTTATCGCTTATTGGGTGCTGGGCCTGCCAAGCGGCTATATGCTGGCGCTGACCGATACCCTGGTGCCGGCAATGGGGCCAAGCGGATTCTGGATTGGTTTTATCATCGGCCTGACCTTTGCCGCCATCATGATGGCGGCGCGCATGCGCTGGCTGCAAAAACAGCCCGCAGTGCTGATTCTGCAGCGTTCCACCCGCTAA
- a CDS encoding riboflavin synthase subunit alpha — MFTGIVQGTAPLVAIDEKSNFRTHVIEMPAELLPGLELGASVSHNGCCLTVTAVEGNRVSFDLIKETLRLTNLGELALGDVVNIERAAKFNDEIGGHLMSGHIICTAEVAKIYTSENNRQVWLRMPDAELMKYVLHKGFIGIDGISLTIGEVVNNRFCVHLIPETLERTTLGKKRLGDKVNIEIDPQTQAVVDTVERVLASREAAMATASALAQKI; from the coding sequence ATGTTCACCGGTATCGTACAAGGCACCGCGCCGCTGGTCGCCATTGATGAAAAATCCAACTTCCGCACCCATGTCATCGAGATGCCTGCGGAACTGCTGCCAGGGCTGGAGCTCGGCGCGTCGGTATCCCATAACGGTTGCTGCCTGACCGTCACCGCGGTGGAAGGCAACCGCGTCAGTTTCGATTTGATCAAAGAAACGTTGCGCCTGACCAATCTCGGCGAGCTGGCTTTGGGGGACGTGGTCAATATCGAAAGGGCAGCCAAATTCAACGATGAAATTGGCGGCCACCTGATGTCCGGCCATATTATCTGCACGGCGGAAGTCGCCAAGATTTATACCTCCGAAAATAACCGCCAGGTATGGCTGCGCATGCCTGACGCGGAACTGATGAAATACGTTCTGCATAAAGGTTTTATTGGCATTGACGGTATTAGCCTGACGATCGGAGAGGTGGTGAATAACCGTTTCTGCGTTCATCTGATCCCGGAAACGCTTGAGCGCACCACGCTGGGCAAAAAACGCCTGGGTGACAAGGTGAATATTGAGATCGATCCGCAAACGCAGGCGGTGGTAGACACCGTTGAGCGGGTGTTGGCGAGCCGCGAAGCGGCAATGGCGACGGCGAGCGCGCTGGCGCAGAAGATCTGA
- a CDS encoding I78 family peptidase inhibitor: MKFYGKTLMLTALLALSACSSSPEQGAANQAVDAESDTCGASQYQSYVGKPMSALEGVQIESQVRAIPYNSAVTMDFNLRRLNFLGDSDDKIIRVYCG; the protein is encoded by the coding sequence GTGAAGTTTTATGGGAAAACGTTAATGTTAACGGCGCTGCTGGCGCTGAGTGCCTGTAGCAGTTCACCCGAGCAGGGCGCGGCCAATCAGGCCGTTGATGCGGAAAGTGATACCTGCGGCGCATCGCAATACCAGAGTTACGTCGGTAAACCGATGTCGGCGCTGGAAGGCGTTCAGATTGAATCTCAGGTACGCGCTATACCGTACAATTCGGCCGTTACCATGGACTTTAACCTGCGTCGTCTGAACTTCCTGGGCGATAGCGATGATAAAATCATTCGGGTTTATTGCGGCTGA
- the cfa gene encoding cyclopropane fatty acyl phospholipid synthase, with amino-acid sequence MSSSCIEDVSIQDNPWYRIAHEMLSMAGIEINGSRPFDIQVKNPNFFKRVLQEGSLGLGESYMDGWWECERLDIFFQRVVSAGLEKKLPHHLKDTLRIAAARLTNLQSKKRAWIVGKEHYDLGNDLFTLMLDPYMQYSCAYWKEATTLEEAQEAKLRMICEKLQLQPGMKLLDIGCGWGGLSAFAAKNYGVSVVGVTISAEQQKLAQERCAGLDVEILLQDYRDLYQQFDRIVSVGMFEHVGPKNYRTYFKVVERNLKPDGLFLLHTIGSNRTDMNVDPWINKYIFPNGCLPSITQIAKASEGRFVMEDWHNIGADYDRTLMVWYERFRQAWPQLAQRYSERFERMFSYYLNACAGAFRARDIQLWQVVLSPKGIEGGIRVPR; translated from the coding sequence ATGAGTTCATCGTGTATAGAAGATGTGAGCATTCAAGACAACCCATGGTACCGTATCGCTCATGAAATGCTCAGCATGGCCGGTATTGAAATAAACGGCTCACGCCCTTTCGATATTCAGGTTAAAAACCCTAATTTTTTTAAACGCGTGCTGCAGGAAGGTTCTCTCGGTCTGGGCGAAAGTTATATGGACGGCTGGTGGGAATGCGAACGGCTGGATATTTTCTTTCAACGCGTAGTCAGCGCCGGCCTTGAAAAGAAACTCCCGCATCATTTGAAAGACACTCTGCGTATTGCCGCCGCGCGATTAACCAATTTGCAATCGAAGAAACGCGCCTGGATTGTCGGTAAAGAACATTACGATCTGGGAAACGATCTTTTTACGCTGATGCTCGATCCCTATATGCAATATTCCTGCGCCTATTGGAAAGAGGCAACCACGCTCGAAGAAGCGCAGGAAGCCAAGCTGCGAATGATTTGCGAGAAACTGCAGTTGCAGCCGGGCATGAAATTATTGGATATCGGCTGTGGTTGGGGCGGCCTTTCCGCCTTTGCGGCGAAAAACTACGGCGTTTCCGTCGTGGGCGTCACCATCTCCGCAGAACAGCAAAAGCTGGCGCAGGAACGCTGCGCCGGACTGGACGTTGAAATCCTGCTACAGGACTATCGCGATCTGTACCAGCAGTTTGATCGCATTGTCTCCGTCGGCATGTTTGAGCACGTCGGCCCCAAAAATTATCGCACCTACTTCAAGGTGGTGGAGCGTAATTTAAAACCGGACGGCCTTTTCCTGCTGCATACCATTGGTTCGAACCGGACAGATATGAATGTTGACCCGTGGATCAACAAATATATCTTCCCTAATGGTTGCCTGCCTTCAATCACGCAAATAGCCAAAGCCAGCGAGGGGCGTTTCGTGATGGAGGATTGGCATAATATTGGCGCCGATTATGATCGCACGCTGATGGTCTGGTACGAGCGCTTCAGGCAGGCCTGGCCGCAGCTGGCCCAACGTTATTCCGAGCGTTTCGAACGTATGTTCAGCTATTATCTGAACGCCTGTGCCGGGGCATTCCGTGCGCGCGATATCCAATTGTGGCAGGTAGTGCTTAGCCCGAAAGGCATTGAAGGCGGTATCCGCGTCCCGCGCTGA